From Pan paniscus chromosome 9, NHGRI_mPanPan1-v2.0_pri, whole genome shotgun sequence, the proteins below share one genomic window:
- the BET1L gene encoding BET1-like protein isoform X1, with translation MPIASAPGSSPTLGPKPEVSEPEAEGAGPSRGVVGAEAGPSLAGGGAGSPFPATAPRLRRLWPRRCPRRGAGAGHDGGLGSGPSLFSAQSPGAVEEILDRENKRMADSLASKVTRLKSLALDIDRDAEDQNRYLDGMDSDFTSVTSLLTGSVKRFSTMARSGRDNRKLLCGMAVGLIVAFFILSYFLSRART, from the exons ATGCCCATCGCTTCCGCGCCCGGCAGTTCCCCAACCCTCGGCCCTAAGCCGGAAGTCAGCGAGCCCGAAGCGGAAGGGGCTGGGCCATCTAGGGGCGTGGTCGGTGCGGAGGCGGGGCCATCGCTGGCTGGGGGCGGGGCCGGAAGCCCTTTCCCCGCGACTGCGCCACGTCTGAGGCGGCTGTGGCCGCGTCGGTGTCCGCGTCGAGGAGCCGGGGCAGGGCACGATGGCGGACTGGGCTCGGG CCCCTCTCTTTTCTCAGCTCAGAGCCCGGGCGCTGTGGAAGAGATTCTAGACCGGGAGAACAAGCGAATGGCTGACAGCCTGGCCTCCAAAGTCACCAGGCTCAAATCG CTCGCCCTGGACATCGATAGGGATGCAGAGGATCAGAACCGGTACCTGGATGGCATG GACTCGGATTTCACAAGCGTGACCAGCCTGCTTACAGGGAGCGTGAAGCGCTTTTCCACAATGGCAAGGTCCGGACGAGACAACCGGAAGCTTCTATGTGGCATGGCCGTGGGTCTAATTGTGGCCTTCTTCATCCTCTCCTACTTCTTGTCCAGGGCAAGGACGTGA
- the BET1L gene encoding BET1-like protein isoform X2, with protein MADWARAQSPGAVEEILDRENKRMADSLASKVTRLKSLALDIDRDAEDQNRYLDGMDSDFTSVTSLLTGSVKRFSTMARSGRDNRKLLCGMAVGLIVAFFILSYFLSRART; from the exons ATGGCGGACTGGGCTCGGG CTCAGAGCCCGGGCGCTGTGGAAGAGATTCTAGACCGGGAGAACAAGCGAATGGCTGACAGCCTGGCCTCCAAAGTCACCAGGCTCAAATCG CTCGCCCTGGACATCGATAGGGATGCAGAGGATCAGAACCGGTACCTGGATGGCATG GACTCGGATTTCACAAGCGTGACCAGCCTGCTTACAGGGAGCGTGAAGCGCTTTTCCACAATGGCAAGGTCCGGACGAGACAACCGGAAGCTTCTATGTGGCATGGCCGTGGGTCTAATTGTGGCCTTCTTCATCCTCTCCTACTTCTTGTCCAGGGCAAGGACGTGA
- the RIC8A gene encoding synembryn-A isoform X2 has protein sequence MEPRAVAEAVETGKEDVIMEALRSYNQEHSQSFTFDDAQQEDRKRLAELLVSVLEQGLPPSHRVIWLQSVRILSRDRNCLDPFTSRQSLQALACYADISVSEGSVPASPDMDVVLESLKCLCNLVLSSPVAQMLAAEARLVVKLTERVGLYRERSFPHDVQFFDLRLLFLLTALRTDVRQQLFQELKGVRLLTDTLELTLGVTPEGNPPKLLPSQETERAMEILKVLFNITLDSIKGEVVEEDAALYRHLGTLLRHCVMIATAGDRTEEFHGHAVNLLGNLPLKCLDVLLTLEPHGDSTEFMGVNMDVIRALLIFLEKRLHKTHRLKESVAPVLSVLTECARMHRPARKFLKAQVLPPLRDVRTRPEVGEMLRNKLVRLMTHLDTDVKRVAAEFLFVLCSESVPRFIKYTGYGNAAGLLAARGLMAGGRPEGQYSEDEDTDTDEYKEAKASINPVTGRVEEKPPNPMEGMTEEQKEHEAMKLVTMFDKLSRNRVIQPMGMSPRGHLTSLQDAMCETMEQQLSSDPDSDPD, from the exons ATGGAGCCCCGGGCGGTTGCAGAAGCCGTGGAGACGGGGAAGGAGGATGTGATTATGGAAGCTCTGCGGTCATACAACCAGGAG CACTCCCAGAGCTTCACGTTTGATGATGCCCAACAGGAGGACCGGAAG AGACTGGCGGAGCTGCTGGTCTCCGTCCTGGAACAGGGCTTGCCACCCTCCCACCGTGTCATCTGGCTGCAGAGTGTCCGAATCCTGTCCCGGGACCGCAACTGCCTGGACCCGTTCACCAGCCGCCAGAGCCTGCAGGCACTAGCCTGCTATGCTGACATCTCTGTCTCTGAGGGGTCCGTCCCAGCGTCCCCAGACATGGATGTTGTACTGGAGTCCCTCAAGTGCCTGTGCAACCTCGTGCTCAGCAGCCCTGTGGCACAGATGCTGGCAGCAGAGGCCCGCCTAGTGGTGAAGCTCACAGAGCGTGTGGGGCTGTACCGTGAGAGGAGCTTCCCCCACGATGTCCAGTTCTTTGACTTGCGGCTCCTCTTCCTGCTAACGGCACTCCGCACCGATGTGCGCCAGCAGCTGTTTCAGGAGCTGAAAGGAGTGCGTCTGCTAACTGACACACTGGAGCTGACGCTGGGGGTGACTCCTGAAGGGAACCCACCCAAGCTCCTTCCTTCCCAAGAGACTGAGCGGGCCATGGAGATCCTCAAAGTGCTCTTCAACATCACCCTCGACTCCATCAAGGGGGAGGTGGTCGAG GAAGACGCTGCCCTTTACCGACACCTGGGGACCCTTCTCCGGCACTGTGTGATGATCGCTACTGCTGGAGACCGCACAGAGGAGTTCCACGG CCACGCAGTGAACCTCCTGGGGAACTTGCCCCTCAAGTGTCTGGATGTTCTCCTCACCCTGGAGCCACATGGAGACTCCACGGAGTTCATGGGAGTGAATATGGATGTGATTCGTGCCCTCCTCATCTTCCTAGAGAAGCGTTTGCACAAG ACACACAGGCTGAAGGAGAGTGTAGCTCCCGTGCTGAGCGTGCTGACTGAATGTGCCCGGATGCACCGCCCAGCCAGGAAGTTCCTGAAGGCCCAG GTGCTGCCCCCTCTGCGGGATGTGAGGACACGGCCTGAGGTTGGGGAGATGCTGCGGAACAAGCTTGTCCGCCTCATGACACACCTGGACACAGATGTGAAGAGGGTGGCTGCCGAGTTCTTGTTTGTCCTGTGCTCTGAGAGTG TGCCCCGATTCATCAAGTACACAGGCTATGGGAATGCTGCTGGCCTTCTGGCTGCCAGGGGCCTCATGGCAGGAGGCCGGCCCGAGGGCCAGTACTCAgaggatgaggacacagacacagatgAGTACAAGGAAGCCAAAGCCAG CATAAACCCTGTGACCGGGAGGGTGGAGGAGAAGCCGCCTAACCCTATGGAGGGCATGACAGAGGAGCAGAAGGAGCACGAGGCCATGAAGCTGGTGACCATGTTTGACAAGCTCTCCAG GAACAGAGTCATCCAGCCAATGGGGATGAGTCCCCGGGGTCATCTTACGTCCCTGCAGGATGCCATGTGCGAGACTATGGAGCAGCAGCTCTCCTCGGACCCTGACTCGGACCCTGACTGA
- the RIC8A gene encoding synembryn-A isoform X1: protein MEPRAVAEAVETGKEDVIMEALRSYNQEFSLQHSQSFTFDDAQQEDRKRLAELLVSVLEQGLPPSHRVIWLQSVRILSRDRNCLDPFTSRQSLQALACYADISVSEGSVPASPDMDVVLESLKCLCNLVLSSPVAQMLAAEARLVVKLTERVGLYRERSFPHDVQFFDLRLLFLLTALRTDVRQQLFQELKGVRLLTDTLELTLGVTPEGNPPKLLPSQETERAMEILKVLFNITLDSIKGEVVEEDAALYRHLGTLLRHCVMIATAGDRTEEFHGHAVNLLGNLPLKCLDVLLTLEPHGDSTEFMGVNMDVIRALLIFLEKRLHKTHRLKESVAPVLSVLTECARMHRPARKFLKAQVLPPLRDVRTRPEVGEMLRNKLVRLMTHLDTDVKRVAAEFLFVLCSESVPRFIKYTGYGNAAGLLAARGLMAGGRPEGQYSEDEDTDTDEYKEAKASINPVTGRVEEKPPNPMEGMTEEQKEHEAMKLVTMFDKLSRNRVIQPMGMSPRGHLTSLQDAMCETMEQQLSSDPDSDPD from the exons ATGGAGCCCCGGGCGGTTGCAGAAGCCGTGGAGACGGGGAAGGAGGATGTGATTATGGAAGCTCTGCGGTCATACAACCAGGAG TTCTCTCTGCAGCACTCCCAGAGCTTCACGTTTGATGATGCCCAACAGGAGGACCGGAAG AGACTGGCGGAGCTGCTGGTCTCCGTCCTGGAACAGGGCTTGCCACCCTCCCACCGTGTCATCTGGCTGCAGAGTGTCCGAATCCTGTCCCGGGACCGCAACTGCCTGGACCCGTTCACCAGCCGCCAGAGCCTGCAGGCACTAGCCTGCTATGCTGACATCTCTGTCTCTGAGGGGTCCGTCCCAGCGTCCCCAGACATGGATGTTGTACTGGAGTCCCTCAAGTGCCTGTGCAACCTCGTGCTCAGCAGCCCTGTGGCACAGATGCTGGCAGCAGAGGCCCGCCTAGTGGTGAAGCTCACAGAGCGTGTGGGGCTGTACCGTGAGAGGAGCTTCCCCCACGATGTCCAGTTCTTTGACTTGCGGCTCCTCTTCCTGCTAACGGCACTCCGCACCGATGTGCGCCAGCAGCTGTTTCAGGAGCTGAAAGGAGTGCGTCTGCTAACTGACACACTGGAGCTGACGCTGGGGGTGACTCCTGAAGGGAACCCACCCAAGCTCCTTCCTTCCCAAGAGACTGAGCGGGCCATGGAGATCCTCAAAGTGCTCTTCAACATCACCCTCGACTCCATCAAGGGGGAGGTGGTCGAG GAAGACGCTGCCCTTTACCGACACCTGGGGACCCTTCTCCGGCACTGTGTGATGATCGCTACTGCTGGAGACCGCACAGAGGAGTTCCACGG CCACGCAGTGAACCTCCTGGGGAACTTGCCCCTCAAGTGTCTGGATGTTCTCCTCACCCTGGAGCCACATGGAGACTCCACGGAGTTCATGGGAGTGAATATGGATGTGATTCGTGCCCTCCTCATCTTCCTAGAGAAGCGTTTGCACAAG ACACACAGGCTGAAGGAGAGTGTAGCTCCCGTGCTGAGCGTGCTGACTGAATGTGCCCGGATGCACCGCCCAGCCAGGAAGTTCCTGAAGGCCCAG GTGCTGCCCCCTCTGCGGGATGTGAGGACACGGCCTGAGGTTGGGGAGATGCTGCGGAACAAGCTTGTCCGCCTCATGACACACCTGGACACAGATGTGAAGAGGGTGGCTGCCGAGTTCTTGTTTGTCCTGTGCTCTGAGAGTG TGCCCCGATTCATCAAGTACACAGGCTATGGGAATGCTGCTGGCCTTCTGGCTGCCAGGGGCCTCATGGCAGGAGGCCGGCCCGAGGGCCAGTACTCAgaggatgaggacacagacacagatgAGTACAAGGAAGCCAAAGCCAG CATAAACCCTGTGACCGGGAGGGTGGAGGAGAAGCCGCCTAACCCTATGGAGGGCATGACAGAGGAGCAGAAGGAGCACGAGGCCATGAAGCTGGTGACCATGTTTGACAAGCTCTCCAG GAACAGAGTCATCCAGCCAATGGGGATGAGTCCCCGGGGTCATCTTACGTCCCTGCAGGATGCCATGTGCGAGACTATGGAGCAGCAGCTCTCCTCGGACCCTGACTCGGACCCTGACTGA
- the SIRT3 gene encoding NAD-dependent protein deacetylase sirtuin-3, mitochondrial isoform X2 — protein MAFWGWRAAAALRLWGRVVERVEAGGGVGPFQACGCRLVLGGRDDVSAGLRGSHGARGEPLDPARPLQRPPRPEVPRAFRRQPRAAAPGFFFSSIKGGRRPISFSVGASSVVGSGGSSDKGKLSLQDVAELIRARACQRVVVMVGAGISTPSGIPDFRSPGSGLYSNLRQYDLPYPEAIFELPFFFHNPKPFFTLAKELYPGNYKPNVTHYFLRLLHDKGLLLRLYTQNIDGLERVSGIPASKLVEAHGTFASATCTVCQRPFPGEDIRADVMADRVPRCPVCTGVVKPDIVFFGEPLPQRFLLHVVDFPMADLLLILGTSLEVEPFASLTEAVRSSVPRLLINRDLVGPLAWHPRSRDVAQLGDVVHGVERLVELLGWTEEMRDLVRRETGKVQTAEEDHPRGCPSHCSRLDGPDK, from the exons ATGGCGTTCTGGGGTTGGCGCGCCGCGGCAGCCCTCCGGCTGTGGGGCCGGGTAGTTGAACGGGTCGAGGCCGGGGGAGGCGTGGGGCCGTTCCAGGCCTGCGGCTGTCGGCTGGTGCTTGGCGGCAGGGACGATGTGAGTGCGGGGCTGAGAGGCAGCCATGGGGCCCGCGGTGAGCCCTTGGACCCGGCGCGCCCCTTGCAGAGGCCTCCCAGACCCGAGGTGCCCAGGGCATTCCGGAGGCAGCCGAGGGCAGCAGCTCCCGGTTTCTTCTTTTCGAG TATTAAAGGTGGAAGAAGGCCCATATCTTTTTCTGTGGGTGCTTCAAGTGTTGTTGGAAGTGGAGGCAGCAGTGACAAGGGGAAGCTTTCCCTGCAGGATGTAGCTGAGCTGATTCGGGCCAGAGCCTGCCAGAGGGTGGTGGTCATGGTGGGGGCCGGCATCAGCACACCCAGTGGCATTCCAGACTTCAG ATCTCCGGGGAGTGGCCTGTACAGCAACCTCCGGCAGTACGATCTCCCGTACCCCGAGGCCATTTTTGAACTCCCGTTCTTCTTTCACAACCCCAAGCCCTTTTTCACTTTGGCCAAGGAGCTGTACCCTGGAAACTACAAGCCCAACGTCACTCACTACTTTCTCCGGCTGCTTCATGACAAGGGGCTGCTTCTGCGGCTCTACACGCAGAACATCGATGGGCTTGAGAGAG TGTCGGGCATCCCTGCCTCAAAGCTGGTTGAAGCTCATGGAACCTTTGCCTCTGCCACCTGCACAGTCTGCCAAAGACCCTTCCCAGGGGAGGACATTCGG gctgacgTGATGGCAGACAGGGTTCCCCGCTGCCCGGTCTGCACCGGCGTTGTGAAGCCCGACATTGTGTTCTTTGGGGAGCCGCTGCCCCAGAGGTTCTTGCTGCATGTGGTTGATTTCCCCATGGCAGATCTGCTGCTCATCCTTGGGACCTCCCTGGAG GTGGAGCCTTTTGCCAGCTTGACCGAGGCCGTGCGGAGCTCAGTTCCCCGACTGCTCATCAACCGGGACTTGGTGGGACCCTTGGCTTGGCATCCTCGCAGCAGGGACGTGGCCCAGCTGGGGGACGTGGTTCACGGCGTGGAAAGGCTAGTGGAGCTTCTGGGCTGGACAGAAGAGATGCGGGACCTTGTGCGGCGGGAAACTGGGAAGGTACAGACTGCTGAGGAGGACCATCCAAGGGGCTGCCCTTCTCACTGCTCGAGG CTTGATGGACCAGACAAATAG
- the SIRT3 gene encoding NAD-dependent protein deacetylase sirtuin-3, mitochondrial isoform X1 — protein MAFWGWRAAAALRLWGRVVERVEAGGGVGPFQACGCRLVLGGRDDVSAGLRGSHGARGEPLDPARPLQRPPRPEVPRAFRRQPRAAAPGFFFSSIKGGRRPISFSVGASSVVGSGGSSDKGKLSLQDVAELIRARACQRVVVMVGAGISTPSGIPDFRSPGSGLYSNLRQYDLPYPEAIFELPFFFHNPKPFFTLAKELYPGNYKPNVTHYFLRLLHDKGLLLRLYTQNIDGLERVSGIPASKLVEAHGTFASATCTVCQRPFPGEDIRVKCTFTGHFTEVSQADVMADRVPRCPVCTGVVKPDIVFFGEPLPQRFLLHVVDFPMADLLLILGTSLEVEPFASLTEAVRSSVPRLLINRDLVGPLAWHPRSRDVAQLGDVVHGVERLVELLGWTEEMRDLVRRETGKVQTAEEDHPRGCPSHCSRLDGPDK, from the exons ATGGCGTTCTGGGGTTGGCGCGCCGCGGCAGCCCTCCGGCTGTGGGGCCGGGTAGTTGAACGGGTCGAGGCCGGGGGAGGCGTGGGGCCGTTCCAGGCCTGCGGCTGTCGGCTGGTGCTTGGCGGCAGGGACGATGTGAGTGCGGGGCTGAGAGGCAGCCATGGGGCCCGCGGTGAGCCCTTGGACCCGGCGCGCCCCTTGCAGAGGCCTCCCAGACCCGAGGTGCCCAGGGCATTCCGGAGGCAGCCGAGGGCAGCAGCTCCCGGTTTCTTCTTTTCGAG TATTAAAGGTGGAAGAAGGCCCATATCTTTTTCTGTGGGTGCTTCAAGTGTTGTTGGAAGTGGAGGCAGCAGTGACAAGGGGAAGCTTTCCCTGCAGGATGTAGCTGAGCTGATTCGGGCCAGAGCCTGCCAGAGGGTGGTGGTCATGGTGGGGGCCGGCATCAGCACACCCAGTGGCATTCCAGACTTCAG ATCTCCGGGGAGTGGCCTGTACAGCAACCTCCGGCAGTACGATCTCCCGTACCCCGAGGCCATTTTTGAACTCCCGTTCTTCTTTCACAACCCCAAGCCCTTTTTCACTTTGGCCAAGGAGCTGTACCCTGGAAACTACAAGCCCAACGTCACTCACTACTTTCTCCGGCTGCTTCATGACAAGGGGCTGCTTCTGCGGCTCTACACGCAGAACATCGATGGGCTTGAGAGAG TGTCGGGCATCCCTGCCTCAAAGCTGGTTGAAGCTCATGGAACCTTTGCCTCTGCCACCTGCACAGTCTGCCAAAGACCCTTCCCAGGGGAGGACATTCGG GTAAAATGTACATTTACTGGGCACTTCACTGAAGTCTCACAA gctgacgTGATGGCAGACAGGGTTCCCCGCTGCCCGGTCTGCACCGGCGTTGTGAAGCCCGACATTGTGTTCTTTGGGGAGCCGCTGCCCCAGAGGTTCTTGCTGCATGTGGTTGATTTCCCCATGGCAGATCTGCTGCTCATCCTTGGGACCTCCCTGGAG GTGGAGCCTTTTGCCAGCTTGACCGAGGCCGTGCGGAGCTCAGTTCCCCGACTGCTCATCAACCGGGACTTGGTGGGACCCTTGGCTTGGCATCCTCGCAGCAGGGACGTGGCCCAGCTGGGGGACGTGGTTCACGGCGTGGAAAGGCTAGTGGAGCTTCTGGGCTGGACAGAAGAGATGCGGGACCTTGTGCGGCGGGAAACTGGGAAGGTACAGACTGCTGAGGAGGACCATCCAAGGGGCTGCCCTTCTCACTGCTCGAGG CTTGATGGACCAGACAAATAG
- the SIRT3 gene encoding NAD-dependent protein deacetylase sirtuin-3, mitochondrial isoform X4, with amino-acid sequence MAFWGWRAAAALRLWGRVVERVEAGGGVGPFQACGCRLVLGGRDDVSAGLRGSHGARGEPLDPARPLQRPPRPEVPRAFRRQPRAAAPGFFFSSIKGGRRPISFSVGASSVVGSGGSSDKGKLSLQDVAELIRARACQRVVVMVGAGISTPSGIPDFRSPGSGLYSNLRQYDLPYPEAIFELPFFFHNPKPFFTLAKELYPGNYKPNVTHYFLRLLHDKGLLLRLYTQNIDGLERVSGIPASKLVEAHGTFASATCTVCQRPFPGEDIRADVMADRVPRCPVCTGVVKPDIVFFGEPLPQRFLLHVVDFPMADLLLILGTSLEVEPFASLTEAVRSSVPRLLINRDLVGPLAWHPRSRDVAQLGDVVHGVERLVELLGWTEEMRDLVRRETGKLDGPDK; translated from the exons ATGGCGTTCTGGGGTTGGCGCGCCGCGGCAGCCCTCCGGCTGTGGGGCCGGGTAGTTGAACGGGTCGAGGCCGGGGGAGGCGTGGGGCCGTTCCAGGCCTGCGGCTGTCGGCTGGTGCTTGGCGGCAGGGACGATGTGAGTGCGGGGCTGAGAGGCAGCCATGGGGCCCGCGGTGAGCCCTTGGACCCGGCGCGCCCCTTGCAGAGGCCTCCCAGACCCGAGGTGCCCAGGGCATTCCGGAGGCAGCCGAGGGCAGCAGCTCCCGGTTTCTTCTTTTCGAG TATTAAAGGTGGAAGAAGGCCCATATCTTTTTCTGTGGGTGCTTCAAGTGTTGTTGGAAGTGGAGGCAGCAGTGACAAGGGGAAGCTTTCCCTGCAGGATGTAGCTGAGCTGATTCGGGCCAGAGCCTGCCAGAGGGTGGTGGTCATGGTGGGGGCCGGCATCAGCACACCCAGTGGCATTCCAGACTTCAG ATCTCCGGGGAGTGGCCTGTACAGCAACCTCCGGCAGTACGATCTCCCGTACCCCGAGGCCATTTTTGAACTCCCGTTCTTCTTTCACAACCCCAAGCCCTTTTTCACTTTGGCCAAGGAGCTGTACCCTGGAAACTACAAGCCCAACGTCACTCACTACTTTCTCCGGCTGCTTCATGACAAGGGGCTGCTTCTGCGGCTCTACACGCAGAACATCGATGGGCTTGAGAGAG TGTCGGGCATCCCTGCCTCAAAGCTGGTTGAAGCTCATGGAACCTTTGCCTCTGCCACCTGCACAGTCTGCCAAAGACCCTTCCCAGGGGAGGACATTCGG gctgacgTGATGGCAGACAGGGTTCCCCGCTGCCCGGTCTGCACCGGCGTTGTGAAGCCCGACATTGTGTTCTTTGGGGAGCCGCTGCCCCAGAGGTTCTTGCTGCATGTGGTTGATTTCCCCATGGCAGATCTGCTGCTCATCCTTGGGACCTCCCTGGAG GTGGAGCCTTTTGCCAGCTTGACCGAGGCCGTGCGGAGCTCAGTTCCCCGACTGCTCATCAACCGGGACTTGGTGGGACCCTTGGCTTGGCATCCTCGCAGCAGGGACGTGGCCCAGCTGGGGGACGTGGTTCACGGCGTGGAAAGGCTAGTGGAGCTTCTGGGCTGGACAGAAGAGATGCGGGACCTTGTGCGGCGGGAAACTGGGAAG CTTGATGGACCAGACAAATAG
- the SIRT3 gene encoding NAD-dependent protein deacetylase sirtuin-3, mitochondrial isoform X3, which produces MAFWGWRAAAALRLWGRVVERVEAGGGVGPFQACGCRLVLGGRDDVSAGLRGSHGARGEPLDPARPLQRPPRPEVPRAFRRQPRAAAPGFFFSSIKGGRRPISFSVGASSVVGSGGSSDKGKLSLQDVAELIRARACQRVVVMVGAGISTPSGIPDFRSPGSGLYSNLRQYDLPYPEAIFELPFFFHNPKPFFTLAKELYPGNYKPNVTHYFLRLLHDKGLLLRLYTQNIDGLERVSGIPASKLVEAHGTFASATCTVCQRPFPGEDIRVKCTFTGHFTEVSQADVMADRVPRCPVCTGVVKPDIVFFGEPLPQRFLLHVVDFPMADLLLILGTSLEVEPFASLTEAVRSSVPRLLINRDLVGPLAWHPRSRDVAQLGDVVHGVERLVELLGWTEEMRDLVRRETGKLDGPDK; this is translated from the exons ATGGCGTTCTGGGGTTGGCGCGCCGCGGCAGCCCTCCGGCTGTGGGGCCGGGTAGTTGAACGGGTCGAGGCCGGGGGAGGCGTGGGGCCGTTCCAGGCCTGCGGCTGTCGGCTGGTGCTTGGCGGCAGGGACGATGTGAGTGCGGGGCTGAGAGGCAGCCATGGGGCCCGCGGTGAGCCCTTGGACCCGGCGCGCCCCTTGCAGAGGCCTCCCAGACCCGAGGTGCCCAGGGCATTCCGGAGGCAGCCGAGGGCAGCAGCTCCCGGTTTCTTCTTTTCGAG TATTAAAGGTGGAAGAAGGCCCATATCTTTTTCTGTGGGTGCTTCAAGTGTTGTTGGAAGTGGAGGCAGCAGTGACAAGGGGAAGCTTTCCCTGCAGGATGTAGCTGAGCTGATTCGGGCCAGAGCCTGCCAGAGGGTGGTGGTCATGGTGGGGGCCGGCATCAGCACACCCAGTGGCATTCCAGACTTCAG ATCTCCGGGGAGTGGCCTGTACAGCAACCTCCGGCAGTACGATCTCCCGTACCCCGAGGCCATTTTTGAACTCCCGTTCTTCTTTCACAACCCCAAGCCCTTTTTCACTTTGGCCAAGGAGCTGTACCCTGGAAACTACAAGCCCAACGTCACTCACTACTTTCTCCGGCTGCTTCATGACAAGGGGCTGCTTCTGCGGCTCTACACGCAGAACATCGATGGGCTTGAGAGAG TGTCGGGCATCCCTGCCTCAAAGCTGGTTGAAGCTCATGGAACCTTTGCCTCTGCCACCTGCACAGTCTGCCAAAGACCCTTCCCAGGGGAGGACATTCGG GTAAAATGTACATTTACTGGGCACTTCACTGAAGTCTCACAA gctgacgTGATGGCAGACAGGGTTCCCCGCTGCCCGGTCTGCACCGGCGTTGTGAAGCCCGACATTGTGTTCTTTGGGGAGCCGCTGCCCCAGAGGTTCTTGCTGCATGTGGTTGATTTCCCCATGGCAGATCTGCTGCTCATCCTTGGGACCTCCCTGGAG GTGGAGCCTTTTGCCAGCTTGACCGAGGCCGTGCGGAGCTCAGTTCCCCGACTGCTCATCAACCGGGACTTGGTGGGACCCTTGGCTTGGCATCCTCGCAGCAGGGACGTGGCCCAGCTGGGGGACGTGGTTCACGGCGTGGAAAGGCTAGTGGAGCTTCTGGGCTGGACAGAAGAGATGCGGGACCTTGTGCGGCGGGAAACTGGGAAG CTTGATGGACCAGACAAATAG
- the SIRT3 gene encoding NAD-dependent protein deacetylase sirtuin-3, mitochondrial isoform X5 — MGLREADVMADRVPRCPVCTGVVKPDIVFFGEPLPQRFLLHVVDFPMADLLLILGTSLEVEPFASLTEAVRSSVPRLLINRDLVGPLAWHPRSRDVAQLGDVVHGVERLVELLGWTEEMRDLVRRETGKLDGPDK, encoded by the exons ATGGGCTTGAGAGAG gctgacgTGATGGCAGACAGGGTTCCCCGCTGCCCGGTCTGCACCGGCGTTGTGAAGCCCGACATTGTGTTCTTTGGGGAGCCGCTGCCCCAGAGGTTCTTGCTGCATGTGGTTGATTTCCCCATGGCAGATCTGCTGCTCATCCTTGGGACCTCCCTGGAG GTGGAGCCTTTTGCCAGCTTGACCGAGGCCGTGCGGAGCTCAGTTCCCCGACTGCTCATCAACCGGGACTTGGTGGGACCCTTGGCTTGGCATCCTCGCAGCAGGGACGTGGCCCAGCTGGGGGACGTGGTTCACGGCGTGGAAAGGCTAGTGGAGCTTCTGGGCTGGACAGAAGAGATGCGGGACCTTGTGCGGCGGGAAACTGGGAAG CTTGATGGACCAGACAAATAG